In one window of Fictibacillus phosphorivorans DNA:
- the dtd gene encoding D-aminoacyl-tRNA deacylase — protein MKVVLQRSKEAKVLVDSEVKGRIDKGLVLLVGVTHEDTEKDADYLAEKIVNLRIFEDENEKMNLSLKDTEGSILSISQFTLYGDTKKGRRPNFMDAAKPDHAITMYDYFNDKLKSLGVHVETGVFGAMMDVSFTNDGPVTLIMDSKSL, from the coding sequence ATGAAAGTAGTTTTACAGCGTTCTAAAGAGGCAAAGGTTCTAGTGGATTCTGAGGTAAAAGGCAGAATTGATAAAGGCCTTGTCCTCTTAGTTGGTGTTACACATGAAGATACAGAAAAAGATGCAGATTATTTAGCAGAAAAGATCGTAAATCTTCGCATATTTGAAGATGAAAATGAAAAGATGAATCTTTCTTTAAAAGATACTGAAGGAAGCATACTTTCTATTTCACAGTTTACGTTATACGGTGATACGAAAAAGGGAAGACGTCCAAACTTCATGGATGCTGCTAAACCAGACCATGCTATCACAATGTATGACTATTTTAATGACAAGCTTAAAAGTTTAGGTGTACATGTGGAAACAGGAGTTTTTGGCGCGATGATGGATGTCTCGTTTACGAATGATGGACCGGTAACCTTAATCATGGACTCTAAAAGTTTATAA
- the hisS gene encoding histidine--tRNA ligase, whose protein sequence is MSINIPRGTKDILPGEVEKWQLIEQKAKEVSARFNYKEIRTPIFEHTDLFQRGVGDSTDIVQKEMYTFNDRGDRSLTLRPEGTAPVTRSYVENKMFGLPGQPVKLFYIQPMFRYERPQAGRYRQFVQFGIEAMGSADPAIDAEVISLAMTVYQELGLKKLRLVLNTLGDAESRKSHKEALIAHFEPRIDEFCSDCQNRLLKNPLRILDCKKDRDHELMKSAPSILEHLNEESKTYFEEVKTSLDAMNIEYVIDPTLVRGLDYYNHTAFEIMSEAEGFGAITTLSGGGRYNGLVEDLGGPATPSIGFAMSLERLLLALEAEGVTLETEEEIDCYVVALGDEAKRKSVEILSQLRQAGIKSDKDYLDKKMKAQFKAADRLKAKFVAILGEEELSKGIINVKNMDSGEQSEVAIEKLSTYVKQGK, encoded by the coding sequence ATGAGTATTAACATTCCAAGGGGAACGAAAGATATACTCCCAGGAGAAGTAGAAAAATGGCAGCTGATCGAACAAAAAGCAAAAGAAGTATCAGCGCGATTCAATTATAAAGAGATTCGAACGCCGATCTTTGAACACACGGATCTTTTCCAACGCGGTGTAGGTGATTCAACAGATATCGTTCAAAAAGAAATGTACACGTTCAATGACCGAGGTGACCGCAGCTTAACTCTTCGACCCGAAGGAACAGCTCCTGTTACTCGCTCTTATGTTGAAAATAAAATGTTTGGCCTACCAGGTCAGCCTGTAAAACTCTTTTACATCCAACCGATGTTTCGATACGAAAGACCTCAAGCTGGTCGATATCGTCAATTTGTACAATTCGGTATTGAAGCGATGGGTTCTGCTGACCCTGCGATTGATGCAGAAGTAATTTCACTTGCGATGACGGTTTACCAAGAGCTAGGTCTAAAAAAACTCCGTCTCGTATTGAATACGTTAGGTGATGCTGAGAGCCGTAAATCTCATAAAGAAGCTTTGATCGCACACTTTGAACCTAGAATCGATGAATTTTGTTCAGACTGCCAGAATCGATTATTGAAGAATCCTTTAAGAATTCTAGATTGCAAAAAAGATCGAGATCATGAACTCATGAAGAGCGCACCTTCCATTCTAGAGCACTTAAACGAAGAATCGAAAACGTACTTTGAAGAAGTGAAGACGAGCTTGGATGCGATGAACATTGAGTATGTGATCGATCCTACACTAGTACGTGGACTTGATTATTACAACCACACTGCATTTGAGATCATGAGTGAGGCTGAAGGATTCGGTGCTATCACAACACTTAGTGGAGGCGGCAGGTACAATGGTCTTGTTGAAGATCTAGGCGGACCGGCTACGCCAAGTATCGGTTTTGCTATGAGTTTAGAACGTTTGTTATTAGCTCTTGAAGCAGAAGGTGTCACACTTGAAACAGAAGAAGAAATTGATTGTTATGTTGTAGCATTAGGTGATGAAGCCAAGCGGAAATCAGTAGAGATCTTAAGTCAGCTCCGCCAAGCAGGAATTAAGAGTGACAAAGATTATTTAGATAAAAAGATGAAAGCACAATTTAAAGCAGCTGACCGCTTAAAAGCGAAGTTTGTAGCGATCCTAGGTGAAGAAGAACTGTCAAAAGGGATCATCAACGTGAAGAACATGGATTCCGGAGAACAGTCGGAAGTAGCGATCGAGAAGCTGAGCACATATGTAAAGCAAGGTAAATAA
- a CDS encoding RsfA family transcriptional regulator, with protein MSKIRQDAWSEEDDLLLAETVLRHVREGSTQLHAFEEVGDKLERTSAAVGFRWNAIVRKKYEQALKIAKKQRKERQRALARSQQQQQQSKPAAKPVQLNNAPQMHDDETYHPEEFFKTPFTYERNSATPAPVASSPAVPEQPLSYVQQTEAEAPEVTSLQGSQQPSSLNTYRQASQASNEHSLTLDEVIDFLSGLKRNGMSSGKLVQENMELRLQMNELMQQNKVMKDQLSVLEKEHQTVQEDYQALIQIMDRARKMVLFQDEDTNPNVTFRMDKNGNLEKLAK; from the coding sequence GTGTCAAAAATAAGACAGGACGCCTGGTCAGAAGAAGACGATCTATTGCTTGCCGAAACGGTCTTACGCCATGTGCGTGAAGGAAGTACACAGTTACATGCTTTTGAAGAGGTAGGAGATAAATTAGAGCGTACGAGTGCAGCAGTTGGTTTTCGATGGAATGCCATCGTTAGAAAAAAATACGAACAAGCATTAAAGATTGCTAAAAAGCAAAGAAAAGAACGTCAACGTGCGCTTGCGAGGTCACAGCAGCAACAACAACAGTCGAAACCTGCAGCTAAGCCAGTACAATTGAATAATGCTCCACAGATGCACGATGATGAAACCTATCATCCTGAAGAGTTCTTCAAAACACCTTTTACGTATGAAAGAAACTCAGCAACACCAGCTCCAGTTGCTTCGTCACCCGCAGTTCCAGAACAACCGCTGAGTTATGTTCAGCAAACTGAAGCGGAAGCACCAGAAGTTACGAGCTTACAAGGGTCGCAACAGCCTTCATCACTGAATACCTATCGTCAAGCTTCTCAAGCTAGCAACGAACATAGTCTTACACTTGATGAAGTCATAGATTTTCTGAGTGGTTTGAAGCGAAACGGAATGTCGAGCGGCAAGCTCGTTCAAGAAAACATGGAACTTCGTCTTCAGATGAACGAGTTGATGCAGCAGAACAAAGTGATGAAAGATCAGCTTTCTGTTCTTGAGAAAGAGCACCAGACGGTTCAGGAAGATTATCAAGCACTGATCCAAATCATGGACCGTGCAAGAAAAATGGTATTGTTCCAAGACGAAGATACCAATCCTAACGTTACCTTCCGCATGGACAAGAACGGAAATCTAGAAAAACTAGCAAAATAA
- the cymR gene encoding cysteine metabolism transcriptional regulator CymR produces MKISTKGRYGLTIMMALAKRSGEGPIALKLIAKEYSLSEHYLEQLIAPLRNAGLVKSIRGAYGGYMLAKEASTITAGDIIRVLEGPISPVEVMDDEEPAKRNLWVKIRDAVKDVLDSTTLEDLANYEDEGAQDAYMFYI; encoded by the coding sequence ATGAAGATATCAACAAAAGGTCGGTACGGATTAACCATCATGATGGCATTAGCAAAGAGATCAGGTGAAGGTCCGATCGCATTGAAGTTAATCGCAAAAGAATATAGTCTATCCGAACATTATTTGGAGCAGCTTATCGCCCCGCTTAGGAATGCAGGACTTGTTAAAAGTATTCGCGGTGCATATGGTGGTTATATGCTCGCTAAAGAAGCATCCACGATTACTGCAGGAGATATTATCCGAGTGCTAGAAGGACCTATTTCGCCCGTTGAAGTGATGGATGACGAGGAACCTGCAAAACGAAACCTTTGGGTCAAAATTAGAGATGCGGTAAAAGATGTGTTGGATTCTACAACTCTTGAAGATTTGGCAAACTATGAAGATGAGGGCGCACAGGACGCTTACATGTTTTATATATAG
- a CDS encoding cysteine desulfurase family protein has product MKNVYLDHAATSPVHPEVIEEMIPFLTEHFGNPSSIHHYGRQTRKALDDARTMIATSIGASRNEIIFTSGGTESDNLAILGTVSAPGKKGKHVITTEIEHHAVLHTFHELEKRGYDVTYLSVDDEGRISLDELKRSLTEDTILVSIMYCNNETGTTQDIKEIGKILKEKEILFHTDAVQAYGLISLDVNELNIDLLSASGHKINSPKGTGFLFVREGVPFLPQGFGGEQERKRRAGTENVAGIAALRKAASIAEKEREERFRQYTTFRDTMKRVWQEEEISFIENGSPDHFLPHILNVSFLGVKTEVLLVNLDLAGIAASSGSACTAGSHEPSHVLKAMFGDDDRTKSSVRFSFGLGNKLEDIEYAAHETAKIVKRLAK; this is encoded by the coding sequence ATGAAAAACGTTTATTTAGATCACGCTGCAACCTCTCCTGTTCATCCTGAAGTCATAGAAGAAATGATTCCTTTTCTAACTGAACATTTTGGGAATCCTTCTAGCATTCATCATTACGGAAGACAGACTCGTAAAGCTCTTGATGATGCGAGAACCATGATTGCTACTTCTATTGGTGCTTCACGTAATGAGATCATTTTTACAAGCGGCGGTACAGAGAGTGATAATCTAGCTATTCTTGGTACAGTCTCTGCACCTGGGAAAAAAGGAAAGCATGTTATTACGACAGAAATTGAGCATCATGCTGTACTTCATACCTTTCATGAGCTTGAAAAGAGAGGTTACGATGTAACTTACTTGTCTGTTGATGATGAAGGTAGGATTTCTTTAGACGAACTAAAGAGATCTCTAACAGAAGATACGATTCTCGTTTCAATCATGTATTGCAACAATGAAACAGGGACAACACAAGACATAAAAGAGATCGGAAAAATTTTAAAGGAAAAAGAGATCTTATTTCATACGGATGCTGTTCAAGCTTATGGCTTGATCTCGCTCGATGTTAATGAACTGAACATCGATCTGTTAAGTGCTTCTGGTCATAAGATCAATAGCCCAAAAGGAACAGGATTTCTTTTTGTAAGAGAAGGAGTCCCTTTTCTTCCTCAAGGCTTCGGCGGTGAACAAGAGCGTAAGCGCCGTGCTGGTACGGAGAATGTAGCAGGAATCGCTGCTTTACGAAAAGCGGCAAGCATCGCAGAAAAAGAAAGAGAAGAACGTTTTAGGCAATACACGACTTTTAGAGATACGATGAAGAGAGTATGGCAAGAAGAAGAGATATCTTTCATTGAGAATGGAAGTCCTGATCATTTTCTTCCGCACATTCTTAACGTAAGTTTTCTTGGTGTGAAAACCGAAGTGCTTCTAGTCAATCTAGATCTTGCAGGTATCGCAGCTTCTAGCGGATCAGCATGTACGGCGGGCTCACACGAACCTTCACACGTTTTAAAAGCGATGTTTGGTGATGATGATCGTACGAAATCTTCTGTTCGTTTTAGCTTTGGTCTAGGCAACAAATTGGAAGATATTGAATACGCGGCACATGAGACAGCAAAAATCGTGAAACGTTTAGCAAAATAA
- the aspS gene encoding aspartate--tRNA ligase, translated as MEYRTHQCGKITEQFIGEKVTITGWVQKRRDLGGLIFIDLRDRSGVVQIVFSPEVSPEALETAEKVRSEYVLTITGKVLERDPSTVNPAMNTGKVEISGEEVKILNSAKTPPFSISEDMDITEDIRLKYRYLDLRRPIMQETLKMRHEVTRYIRNFLENDEFMEMETPMLTKSTPEGARDYLVPSRVHPGEFYALPQSPQLFKQLLMVSGFEKYYQIVRCFRDEDLRADRQPEFTQVDIETSFMGQEPLLAMMEEMMTGLVKKVKGVEIPKPFPRMTYKEAMDRYGSDKPDTRFGLELINVSEIVKDSGFKVFAAAVENGGQVKAINVKGKAANYSRKDIDGLTEFTARYGAKGLAWMKVEAEGLKGPISKFFNEEEAANLTNALQAEEGDLLLFVADKPSVVADSLGALRQKLAKDLDLIDQSKYNFLWVVDFPLVEYDEDADRFVALHHPFTMPKTEDLHLMDSNPAEVRAQAYDLVLNGYELGGGSQRIYQRDVQEKMFKTLGFTEEAAREEFGFLLEAFEYGTPPHGGIALGLDRMVMLLAGRSNLRDTIAFPKTASASCLLTNAPSAVNEKQLEELHLSVKVKQETK; from the coding sequence ATGGAATATCGCACACATCAATGTGGAAAGATTACAGAGCAATTTATCGGTGAAAAAGTAACAATAACAGGTTGGGTACAAAAAAGACGTGACTTAGGTGGACTGATCTTCATCGACCTGCGTGACCGTTCTGGAGTTGTTCAAATCGTCTTTTCTCCAGAAGTATCACCTGAAGCGTTAGAAACGGCTGAAAAAGTAAGAAGTGAATATGTTCTTACGATCACAGGAAAAGTGCTTGAGCGTGACCCAAGCACGGTTAATCCAGCTATGAATACGGGTAAGGTTGAAATTTCAGGGGAAGAAGTTAAGATTTTAAACAGTGCGAAAACACCACCATTCTCCATCAGTGAAGATATGGATATTACAGAAGATATTCGTCTGAAGTATCGCTACCTTGATCTTCGACGTCCAATCATGCAGGAAACGTTGAAGATGAGACACGAAGTAACTCGCTATATCCGTAACTTCCTTGAGAACGATGAATTTATGGAGATGGAAACACCGATGCTTACGAAGAGCACACCTGAAGGAGCGCGGGACTATTTAGTACCAAGCCGTGTGCACCCAGGAGAATTTTATGCATTGCCGCAATCTCCACAATTATTTAAGCAATTGCTAATGGTTTCAGGTTTCGAAAAATACTACCAGATCGTTCGTTGTTTCAGAGACGAAGATTTGCGCGCAGACCGTCAGCCTGAATTTACTCAAGTCGACATCGAAACTTCTTTCATGGGCCAAGAACCACTTTTAGCTATGATGGAAGAGATGATGACTGGACTTGTGAAAAAGGTAAAAGGTGTAGAGATTCCGAAGCCTTTCCCAAGAATGACTTATAAAGAAGCGATGGACCGTTATGGTTCAGATAAGCCGGATACGCGTTTCGGTCTTGAACTGATCAACGTTTCAGAAATCGTTAAGGATTCTGGATTTAAAGTATTTGCAGCAGCAGTTGAGAACGGTGGTCAAGTTAAAGCGATCAACGTTAAAGGAAAAGCAGCAAATTATTCTAGAAAAGATATTGATGGTCTGACTGAATTCACTGCTCGATACGGAGCAAAAGGTCTCGCTTGGATGAAAGTAGAAGCAGAAGGATTAAAAGGACCTATTTCAAAGTTCTTTAATGAAGAAGAGGCTGCTAATTTAACGAACGCACTACAAGCAGAAGAAGGCGATCTTTTGTTGTTTGTAGCAGATAAGCCGTCCGTTGTTGCAGATAGCCTAGGCGCGTTAAGACAAAAGCTAGCAAAAGATTTAGATCTGATTGATCAATCTAAATACAATTTCTTGTGGGTCGTTGATTTCCCACTCGTTGAGTACGATGAGGATGCAGACCGTTTTGTGGCACTTCACCATCCATTCACGATGCCTAAGACAGAAGACCTTCACCTAATGGATTCAAATCCTGCTGAAGTAAGAGCACAAGCGTACGACTTAGTTCTTAATGGTTATGAGTTAGGCGGCGGATCTCAGCGTATCTACCAACGTGATGTTCAAGAGAAAATGTTCAAAACATTAGGATTTACTGAGGAAGCAGCGCGTGAAGAGTTTGGATTCCTTTTAGAAGCATTCGAATATGGAACACCTCCACATGGTGGAATTGCTTTAGGACTTGACCGTATGGTGATGTTACTTGCTGGAAGAAGTAACTTAAGAGACACGATCGCTTTCCCGAAAACAGCATCTGCATCTTGCTTATTGACGAATGCACCATCTGCTGTAAACGAAAAACAGCTTGAAGAACTTCACTTGTCAGTAAAAGTAAAGCAAGAAACTAAGTAA
- a CDS encoding AAA family ATPase, which yields MDLFSYKDESSHSLKRPLANRMRPRKITEFIGQEHIAGEGKLLRRAIEADQLTPMIFFGPPGTGKTTLAKIIANSTSAWFEQLNAVTSGVADLKVIMGAARERLLLEEKKTVLFIDEIHRFNKSQQDALLPYVEDGSVILIGATTESPMFEINPALLSRSRLFRFEPLTDEHIAKVIQQALSDKDRGYGKHLITMEKKAIDHIVSISNGDARTALNAVELAVLTTKPDKDGNITITIEIAEESIQQRVLQYDKKGDNHYDTVSAFIKSIRGSDPDAALYWLAKMIYAGEDPRFIARRLLVHAAEDVGLADPNALLVAHAASYAADFIGMPEARIPLAEATLYLATAPKSNKVITGIDKALDAVKKEKTGLVPIHLRDAHYKGAKQLQHGEDYKYPHNFEDGYVPQEYLPKHLQGKTFYEPTERGFEKNLKKRLDYFNERKKKGK from the coding sequence ATGGACTTGTTTTCTTACAAAGACGAAAGCTCCCATTCGTTAAAAAGACCTCTTGCCAACCGAATGCGTCCAAGAAAAATCACGGAATTTATCGGCCAAGAACATATAGCTGGTGAAGGTAAGCTTTTAAGACGAGCGATCGAAGCTGATCAACTCACACCGATGATCTTTTTTGGACCTCCTGGCACAGGTAAAACAACTTTAGCTAAAATTATTGCGAATTCCACATCTGCATGGTTTGAACAGCTTAATGCGGTTACGTCTGGAGTCGCTGATCTGAAGGTGATCATGGGGGCTGCTAGAGAACGTCTGTTATTAGAAGAAAAAAAGACAGTGCTCTTTATCGACGAGATCCATCGTTTTAACAAAAGTCAGCAAGACGCTCTCCTACCTTATGTAGAAGACGGATCGGTTATCTTAATCGGAGCAACAACAGAGAGTCCTATGTTCGAGATCAACCCCGCCCTCTTATCTCGATCTCGGTTATTTCGTTTTGAACCCCTCACAGATGAGCATATTGCAAAAGTCATCCAACAGGCCCTTTCTGATAAAGATAGAGGATATGGCAAACATCTGATCACTATGGAAAAGAAAGCAATCGACCATATAGTCTCTATTTCGAACGGAGACGCAAGAACGGCACTTAATGCTGTAGAACTTGCTGTGTTAACGACGAAACCAGACAAAGACGGAAACATTACGATCACAATAGAAATCGCTGAAGAATCTATTCAACAAAGAGTTCTTCAGTATGATAAAAAAGGAGACAACCATTATGATACAGTCTCCGCTTTTATTAAAAGCATACGTGGATCAGACCCAGATGCCGCTCTATACTGGCTTGCAAAAATGATCTATGCCGGCGAAGATCCTCGTTTTATTGCTCGCCGTTTGCTCGTTCATGCCGCTGAAGACGTTGGTCTCGCTGATCCGAACGCGTTACTTGTTGCACATGCTGCTAGTTATGCTGCCGACTTTATTGGTATGCCTGAAGCACGTATTCCCCTTGCAGAAGCTACACTTTACTTAGCCACTGCACCTAAAAGCAACAAAGTGATAACTGGAATTGATAAAGCACTTGATGCAGTCAAAAAAGAAAAAACAGGTCTCGTTCCGATCCATCTGCGTGATGCTCATTATAAAGGAGCAAAACAACTTCAACATGGTGAGGACTATAAATATCCACATAATTTTGAAGATGGGTATGTACCACAAGAATATTTACCGAAGCATCTGCAGGGTAAAACGTTTTACGAACCTACTGAACGTGGCTTTGAAAAGAATCTTAAGAAGCGTCTCGACTATTTTAATGAGCGTAAGAAAAAGGGAAAGTGA
- a CDS encoding YczE/YyaS/YitT family protein: MKDQKHSRWNKFLFQWSVFFIGLFIMAFGIALMIKADLGSAPWDVLHIGLFAQFGLSIGTWSIIMGFFVILATSLLTKKKPQSGAFLNMVSVGLFIDFYLWLPFFHDPVTGFGKWMFLIIGILILGFGIGLYISSDCGAGPRDSLMLALTEKSGMKVSNIRLLMELVVLFFGWMLKGPVSFGTILFCVTIGAIVGRTLPYCQKLVKFVLERSEKYEDINKRSVRINHHDGISKEIR; the protein is encoded by the coding sequence GTGAAAGACCAAAAGCATTCAAGATGGAACAAATTTTTGTTTCAGTGGTCTGTATTTTTTATCGGATTATTTATTATGGCTTTCGGAATCGCCCTTATGATCAAGGCAGACCTCGGAAGTGCTCCGTGGGACGTCCTTCATATCGGACTGTTCGCACAGTTCGGACTTTCTATAGGAACATGGTCGATCATAATGGGGTTCTTTGTCATTTTAGCTACATCCTTATTAACTAAAAAGAAACCTCAATCAGGTGCCTTTTTAAATATGGTGTCTGTTGGTTTGTTTATTGATTTTTATTTATGGCTTCCTTTTTTTCATGATCCTGTAACAGGTTTTGGGAAATGGATGTTCTTAATCATCGGAATCTTAATCTTAGGCTTTGGAATCGGGCTATATATTTCTTCAGACTGCGGTGCAGGACCAAGAGATAGTCTGATGCTTGCTCTTACAGAAAAATCAGGGATGAAAGTTTCAAATATTCGACTCTTAATGGAATTGGTTGTTCTGTTTTTTGGATGGATGTTAAAAGGTCCCGTTTCGTTCGGAACGATCCTTTTTTGTGTAACGATAGGAGCAATTGTGGGCAGGACGCTTCCATATTGCCAAAAATTAGTGAAGTTTGTTTTAGAACGGAGTGAAAAATATGAAGATATCAACAAAAGGTCGGTACGGATTAACCATCATGATGGCATTAGCAAAGAGATCAGGTGA
- a CDS encoding tRNA threonylcarbamoyladenosine dehydratase has translation MLYQFSRNELAIGKDGIEVLKNSTVAVLGIGGVGSFSAEALARSGVGRLILIDKDDVDITNVNRQIHALVNTVGQPKVDLMKERIAQINPECEVIALKMFYTEETYEQIFEYGLDFVVDASDTISYKIHLMKECLNRKIPIISSMGVANKLDPTRLQIVDISKTSYDPIAKVIRQRLRKEGITKGIPVVFSDEKPIQIREEIRKEIVPENAPGIRKAKMPPSSNAFVPSVSGLFMAGYVINKIIEDNNIKIERIR, from the coding sequence ATGCTTTATCAGTTCTCAAGAAATGAACTTGCCATTGGAAAAGATGGAATAGAGGTCTTAAAAAACTCAACTGTTGCTGTGTTGGGAATCGGGGGAGTGGGCTCCTTTTCAGCTGAAGCACTAGCTCGCTCAGGAGTTGGCCGTCTGATCCTGATCGATAAAGATGACGTTGATATTACGAACGTGAATCGTCAAATACATGCACTTGTGAATACCGTTGGACAACCAAAGGTAGATCTTATGAAAGAAAGAATCGCGCAGATTAATCCAGAGTGTGAAGTTATTGCGCTCAAGATGTTCTATACAGAAGAAACGTATGAACAAATTTTTGAATACGGACTTGATTTTGTAGTAGATGCATCGGATACGATCTCTTATAAGATCCACCTCATGAAAGAGTGTTTGAACCGCAAAATCCCAATCATCTCTAGCATGGGGGTAGCGAACAAACTTGATCCAACGCGTCTTCAGATCGTGGATATTTCTAAGACGAGCTATGACCCGATCGCTAAGGTCATTCGCCAGCGTCTAAGAAAAGAAGGAATCACAAAAGGAATTCCAGTCGTTTTCTCAGATGAGAAGCCGATCCAGATCCGCGAAGAGATTCGAAAGGAAATCGTACCTGAGAACGCTCCTGGCATCCGAAAAGCGAAGATGCCGCCATCTTCAAACGCATTTGTACCATCTGTTTCAGGACTATTTATGGCAGGTTACGTGATCAACAAAATCATTGAAGATAATAATATCAAGATTGAAAGAATAAGATAA